The proteins below come from a single Jaculus jaculus isolate mJacJac1 chromosome X, mJacJac1.mat.Y.cur, whole genome shotgun sequence genomic window:
- the Tceal7 gene encoding transcription elongation factor A protein-like 7 yields MQKSCKENEGKPKCSNVPKREEDPCGAFEGQQREGNFRQRLLQSLEEFKEDIDYRHFKDEDMAGEGDEMERCLEEIRGLRKKFKALHSNHSHSRDRPYPI; encoded by the coding sequence ATGCAAAAATCCTGCAAAGAGAATGAAGGAAAGCCCAAGTGCAGCAATGTGCCGAAGAGAGAAGAAGATCCCTGTGGAGCATTTGAAGGCCAACAAAGGGAAGGGAATTTTAGACAGAGACTACTTCAGTCTCTTGAAGAATTTAAAGAAGACATAGATTATAGGCATTTTAAGGATGAAGATATGGCAGGAGAGGGAGATGAGATGGAAAGGTGTTTGGAAGAGATTAGAGgtctaagaaaaaaatttaaggctCTGCACTCTAATCACAGCCATTCTAGGGACCGTCCTTATCCAATTTAA